Proteins from a single region of Streptococcus mitis:
- a CDS encoding PTS sugar transporter subunit IIB encodes MSIGIIIASHGEFAAGIHQSGSMIFGEQEKVQVVTFMPNEGPDDLYAKFNNAVAAFDAEDEVLVLADLWSGSPFNQASRVMGENPERKFAIITGLNLPMLIQAYTERLMDATAGVEKVAANIIKEAKDGIKALPEELNPVEEVATAAAAPVAQAAIPEGTVIGDGKLKINLARLDTRLLHGQVATAWTPDSKADRIIVASDNVANDDLRKELIKQAAPNNVRANVVPIQKLIEVSKDPRFGETHALILFETPQDALRAIEGGVPIKTLNVGSMAHSTGKTMVNNVLSMDKDDVATFEKMRDLGVEFDVRKVPNDTKKDLFDLINKANVQ; translated from the coding sequence ATGAGTATCGGAATCATTATTGCGAGCCACGGCGAATTTGCTGCGGGTATTCATCAGTCAGGATCTATGATCTTTGGTGAACAAGAAAAGGTTCAAGTTGTAACCTTTATGCCAAATGAAGGTCCTGATGATTTATACGCTAAGTTTAATAACGCTGTTGCTGCATTTGACGCAGAAGATGAGGTTCTAGTTTTGGCTGACCTTTGGAGTGGATCTCCATTTAACCAAGCTAGTCGCGTGATGGGAGAAAATCCTGAGCGTAAGTTTGCCATCATCACAGGACTTAACTTACCGATGTTAATCCAAGCCTATACAGAGCGCCTCATGGACGCTACAGCAGGTGTGGAAAAAGTCGCTGCGAATATTATCAAAGAAGCCAAAGATGGCATCAAAGCTCTTCCAGAAGAGTTAAATCCAGTTGAAGAAGTTGCAACTGCTGCAGCTGCTCCTGTAGCCCAAGCTGCTATACCAGAAGGCACTGTTATCGGAGATGGAAAACTCAAGATTAACCTTGCCCGTCTAGACACTCGTTTACTTCACGGTCAGGTTGCAACTGCTTGGACTCCAGATTCAAAAGCAGACCGTATTATTGTTGCTTCAGATAACGTTGCCAACGACGATCTTCGTAAAGAATTGATTAAACAAGCAGCTCCAAATAATGTCAGAGCCAATGTGGTTCCAATTCAAAAATTGATCGAGGTTTCAAAAGACCCACGCTTTGGAGAAACACATGCCCTTATCTTGTTTGAAACACCTCAAGATGCCCTTCGTGCAATCGAAGGTGGCGTGCCAATCAAGACCCTTAATGTAGGATCAATGGCTCACTCAACAGGTAAAACAATGGTCAACAACGTTTTGTCTATGGACAAAGATGACGTTGCTACATTTGAAAAAATGCGTGACCTCGGTGTTGAATTTGACGTGCGTAAAGTACCAAACGACACCAAAAAAGATTTGTTTGACTTGATTAACAAAGCCAACGTTCAATAA
- the ccpA gene encoding catabolite control protein A, with product MNTDDTVTIYDVAREAGVSMATVSRVVNGNKNVKENTRKKVLEVIDRLDYRPNAVARGLASKKTTTVGVVIPNITNGYFSTLAKGIDDIAEMYKYNIVLANSDEDDDKEVSVVNTLFSKQVDGIIFMGYHLTEKIRSEFSRSRTPVVLAGTVDVEHQLPSVNIDYKQATIDAVTYLAKENERIAFVSGPLVDDINGKVRLVGYKEALKKAGISYSEGLVFESKYTYEDGYALAERLISSNATAAVVTGDELAAGVLNGLADKGVSVPEEFEIITSDDSQISRFTRPNLTTIAQPLYDLGAISMRMLTKIMHKEELEEREVLLPHGLTERRSTRKRK from the coding sequence ATGAATACAGACGATACAGTAACGATTTATGATGTCGCCCGTGAAGCAGGAGTTTCAATGGCGACGGTTAGCCGTGTAGTCAATGGCAATAAGAATGTAAAAGAGAACACCCGTAAAAAAGTGCTTGAGGTGATTGATCGTTTGGATTACCGTCCAAATGCCGTGGCGCGTGGTCTTGCAAGTAAAAAGACAACCACTGTCGGTGTTGTGATTCCCAATATTACCAATGGCTATTTCTCAACGCTTGCTAAAGGGATTGATGATATCGCTGAAATGTACAAGTACAATATTGTCCTTGCTAATAGTGATGAGGACGATGACAAGGAAGTTTCAGTTGTCAATACACTATTTTCTAAGCAAGTGGATGGTATCATCTTTATGGGCTACCACTTGACTGAAAAAATTCGTTCAGAGTTTTCTCGTTCTCGAACACCGGTTGTTCTTGCAGGAACTGTGGATGTAGAACATCAGCTTCCAAGTGTCAATATTGACTACAAACAAGCAACGATTGATGCAGTGACCTACCTTGCTAAAGAAAATGAGCGCATTGCTTTTGTTAGCGGTCCACTAGTGGATGATATCAATGGTAAGGTTCGTTTGGTTGGCTACAAGGAAGCCTTGAAAAAAGCAGGGATTTCTTATAGCGAAGGATTGGTATTTGAGTCTAAATACACTTATGAAGATGGCTATGCCTTGGCAGAACGCTTGATTTCATCAAATGCAACTGCAGCAGTTGTAACAGGTGATGAATTGGCAGCAGGTGTCTTGAACGGTCTTGCTGATAAGGGTGTGTCAGTACCAGAAGAGTTTGAAATCATTACTAGTGATGATTCACAAATCTCACGCTTTACCCGTCCAAACTTGACAACTATTGCCCAACCTCTTTATGACCTTGGTGCTATTAGTATGCGTATGTTGACTAAGATTATGCACAAGGAAGAGTTGGAAGAACGTGAAGTTCTCTTACCTCATGGTTTGACAGAACGTCGCTCAACACGAAAACGTAAATAG
- a CDS encoding CPBP family intramembrane glutamic endopeptidase: MKEKSMWKELLNRAGWLLIFLLATILYQIPIGVTAILTLNAVPLLQSGLIVAGISIVVLALFIFGARKTQLASFNFSFFRAKDLARLGLSYLVIIGSNILGSILLQLSNETTTGNQSQINDMVQNSSLISSFFLLALLAPICEEILCRGIVPKKIFRGKENLGFVVGTIVFALLHQPSNLPSLLIYGGMSIVLSWTAYKTQRLEMSILLHMIVNGVAFCLLALVVILSRTLGISV; encoded by the coding sequence ATGAAAGAGAAAAGTATGTGGAAAGAATTGTTGAATCGTGCAGGCTGGCTGTTAATCTTTTTGCTAGCGACAATTTTATATCAGATTCCTATAGGGGTTACTGCTATTTTAACTTTAAATGCAGTACCACTGTTACAGTCAGGACTGATAGTTGCTGGTATTTCGATTGTAGTGTTGGCACTATTTATTTTTGGAGCTCGTAAAACGCAATTAGCAAGTTTTAATTTTTCTTTTTTTAGAGCGAAGGATTTGGCACGTTTGGGCTTGAGTTATCTAGTTATTATCGGGTCAAATATACTTGGTTCCATTTTATTGCAACTATCAAATGAGACGACAACAGGGAATCAGTCTCAGATTAACGACATGGTTCAGAATAGTTCTTTGATTTCCAGTTTCTTCTTACTGGCCTTGCTTGCTCCGATTTGTGAGGAAATCTTGTGCCGTGGGATTGTTCCTAAAAAGATTTTCCGAGGAAAAGAGAACTTGGGATTTGTAGTCGGTACGATTGTGTTTGCTTTATTGCACCAACCAAGTAATTTACCTTCTTTATTGATTTATGGAGGTATGTCGATTGTTCTGTCTTGGACGGCATACAAGACCCAACGTTTGGAAATGTCTATCTTACTTCACATGATTGTGAATGGGGTTGCTTTCTGTTTGTTGGCTCTCGTGGTGATTTTGAGTCGGACATTAGGGATTTCTGTTTAA
- a CDS encoding Cof-type HAD-IIB family hydrolase, translating into MTKKIIAVDLDGTLLNSDSQISDFTKKTIKKVTEKGHQVIITTGRPYRMSKDFYRELGLNTPMINFNGSLTHLPDQVWDFEKCLTVDKKYLLDMVQRSEDIQADFIAGEYRKKFYITNPNEEIANPKLFGVEAFQPEDQFQPELVTKDPNCILLQTRASDKYALAKEMNAFYQHQLSINTWGGPLNILECTPKGVNKAFALDYLLKVMNRDKKDLIAFGDEHNDTEMLAFAGKGYAMKNANPELLPYADEQISLTNDQDGVAKTLQDLFL; encoded by the coding sequence ATGACGAAAAAAATTATTGCAGTTGACCTGGATGGAACCCTGCTCAACTCAGACAGTCAAATTTCTGATTTTACCAAAAAAACCATAAAAAAAGTTACTGAAAAAGGCCATCAAGTTATTATTACGACAGGGCGTCCTTACCGAATGTCAAAAGATTTTTACCGTGAACTAGGCTTAAACACTCCTATGATTAACTTCAACGGCTCCCTTACTCATTTACCAGACCAAGTTTGGGATTTTGAAAAGTGTTTGACGGTAGACAAAAAATATCTGCTAGACATGGTTCAACGTTCAGAGGACATTCAAGCCGATTTTATCGCTGGAGAATACCGTAAAAAATTCTATATCACAAATCCCAATGAAGAAATTGCCAATCCCAAACTATTTGGGGTAGAAGCTTTCCAGCCTGAAGATCAATTTCAGCCTGAATTGGTGACCAAGGACCCTAACTGCATTCTGTTGCAGACCAGAGCCAGTGACAAATATGCCTTGGCAAAAGAAATGAACGCCTTCTACCAGCATCAACTGTCTATCAATACCTGGGGAGGTCCGCTCAATATCCTTGAGTGTACTCCAAAAGGAGTCAACAAGGCCTTTGCTTTGGACTACTTGCTCAAGGTAATGAACCGCGACAAAAAAGATTTGATTGCTTTTGGAGATGAGCACAATGATACCGAAATGCTCGCTTTTGCTGGGAAAGGTTATGCCATGAAAAATGCCAACCCAGAGCTACTCCCCTATGCAGATGAGCAAATTTCCCTAACAAATGATCAAGATGGGGTTGCCAAAACCCTACAAGACTTATTCTTATAG
- a CDS encoding NCS2 family permease: MDKLFKLKENGTDVRTEVLAGLTTFFAMSYILFVNPQILSQTGMPAQGVFLATIIGAVAGTLMMAFYANLPYAQAPGMGLNAFFTFTVVFGLGYSWQQALAMVFICGIISLIITLTNVRKMIIESIPNALRSAISAGIGVFLAYVGIKNAGFLKFTIDPGNYTVVGEGADKAKATIAANSSAVPGLVDFNNPAVLVALAGLAITIFFVIKGIKGGIILSILTTTVLAIAVGLVDLSSIDFANNHVGAAFEDLKTVFGAALGSEGLGALISDTARLPETLMAILAFSLTDIFDTIGTLIGTGEKVGIVATNGENHQSAKLDKALYSDLIGTSIGAIAGTSNVTTYVESAAGIGAGGRTGLTALVVAICFAISSFFSPLLAIVPTAATAPILIIVGIMMLASLKNIHWDDMSEAVPAFFTSIFMGFSYSITQGIAVGFLTYTLTKLVKGQAKDVHIMIWILDALFILNYISMAL; encoded by the coding sequence ATGGACAAATTATTTAAACTAAAAGAGAACGGTACAGACGTTCGTACAGAGGTTCTCGCTGGTTTAACAACCTTCTTTGCAATGAGTTATATTCTCTTTGTAAACCCACAAATTCTTTCGCAAACAGGAATGCCTGCTCAAGGTGTCTTCCTAGCGACGATCATTGGTGCAGTAGCGGGTACCTTGATGATGGCCTTCTATGCTAACTTACCTTATGCCCAAGCGCCAGGTATGGGTCTTAACGCCTTCTTTACATTTACAGTCGTATTTGGACTCGGTTATTCTTGGCAACAAGCCCTAGCTATGGTCTTCATCTGTGGGATTATCTCATTGATTATTACCTTGACAAATGTTCGTAAAATGATCATTGAATCGATTCCGAATGCCCTTCGTTCAGCTATTTCAGCTGGTATCGGTGTCTTTCTTGCCTACGTAGGAATTAAGAATGCTGGATTTTTGAAATTTACGATTGATCCAGGTAACTATACTGTTGTAGGAGAAGGGGCTGACAAAGCTAAAGCAACGATTGCAGCAAACTCTTCAGCAGTTCCAGGATTGGTTGACTTTAATAACCCAGCTGTTTTGGTGGCACTTGCAGGACTTGCTATCACAATCTTCTTTGTCATTAAAGGGATTAAAGGAGGAATTATCCTCTCTATCTTGACAACAACTGTTCTTGCTATCGCAGTTGGTTTGGTAGATTTGTCAAGCATCGATTTTGCTAATAACCATGTTGGTGCAGCTTTTGAAGACTTGAAGACAGTCTTTGGTGCAGCTCTTGGTTCAGAAGGTTTGGGAGCTTTGATTTCAGATACAGCTCGCTTGCCTGAAACTCTGATGGCTATTCTTGCCTTTTCATTGACAGATATTTTTGATACAATTGGTACCTTGATCGGTACAGGTGAAAAAGTTGGTATCGTAGCGACAAATGGTGAAAATCACCAATCAGCTAAGTTGGATAAGGCTCTTTACTCTGACTTGATTGGTACTTCAATTGGTGCCATCGCTGGTACTTCGAACGTAACGACTTATGTCGAGTCTGCTGCTGGTATCGGTGCAGGTGGACGTACTGGTTTGACAGCCTTGGTAGTGGCAATCTGTTTTGCGATCTCAAGCTTCTTTAGCCCACTTCTAGCGATCGTACCAACAGCCGCTACAGCTCCAATCTTGATTATCGTTGGGATTATGATGTTGGCTAGCTTGAAAAATATCCATTGGGACGATATGTCTGAAGCGGTTCCTGCTTTCTTCACATCTATCTTTATGGGATTCAGCTACTCTATCACTCAAGGGATTGCAGTTGGTTTCTTGACTTACACTTTGACTAAGCTTGTCAAAGGTCAAGCTAAAGATGTTCACATCATGATTTGGATTTTGGATGCCTTGTTTATCCTTAACTACATTAGCATGGCCTTATAA
- the folP gene encoding dihydropteroate synthase encodes MMKSLEGVIDMSSKANHAKTAICGIINVTPDSFSDGGQFFALEQALQQARKLIAEGASMLDIGGESTRPGRGSSYVEIEEEIQRVVPVIKAIRKESDVLISIDTWKSQVAEAALVAGANIVNDITGLMGDEKMADVVARARAKVVLMFNPVMARPQHPSSLIFPHFGFGQAFTKEELADFEKMPIEDLMEAFFYRALARAEEAGIAQENILLDPGIGFGLTKKENLILLRDLDKLHQKGYPIFLGVSRKRFVINILEENGFEVNPETELGFRNRDTASAHVTSIAARQGVEVVRVHDVASHKMAVEIASAIRLADEAENLDLKQYK; translated from the coding sequence ATGATGAAAAGCCTTGAGGGAGTGATCGATATGTCAAGTAAAGCCAATCATGCAAAGACAGCTATTTGTGGAATTATCAATGTAACCCCAGACTCCTTTTCGGACGGTGGTCAATTTTTTGCTCTTGAGCAGGCGCTCCAGCAGGCTCGTAAATTGATAGCAGAAGGAGCCAGCATGCTAGATATCGGCGGAGAATCGACTCGGCCGGGAAGGGGAAGTAGCTATGTTGAGATAGAAGAGGAGATCCAGCGTGTTGTTCCAGTGATTAAAGCTATTCGCAAGGAAAGTGATGTCCTCATCTCCATTGATACTTGGAAAAGTCAGGTGGCAGAGGCTGCTTTGGTTGCTGGTGCCAATATAGTCAATGATATCACTGGTCTTATGGGTGATGAGAAAATGGCGGATGTGGTAGCTAGAGCGAGAGCGAAAGTGGTCCTCATGTTTAATCCAGTCATGGCACGACCTCAGCACCCTAGCTCGCTCATATTTCCTCATTTTGGCTTTGGACAAGCTTTTACAAAGGAAGAGTTAGCTGACTTTGAAAAAATGCCAATCGAAGACTTGATGGAGGCTTTCTTTTACAGAGCCTTAGCGAGAGCAGAGGAAGCTGGGATTGCTCAAGAAAACATCCTGTTGGATCCAGGAATTGGCTTTGGTCTGACTAAGAAAGAAAATCTGATTCTTTTACGGGACCTGGATAAACTACATCAGAAAGGTTATCCAATCTTTCTTGGAGTTTCGCGCAAGCGATTTGTCATCAATATCCTAGAAGAAAATGGTTTTGAAGTCAATCCTGAGACAGAACTTGGTTTCCGCAATCGAGATACAGCTTCGGCTCATGTAACCAGTATTGCTGCGAGACAGGGTGTAGAAGTGGTGCGCGTGCATGACGTAGCTAGTCATAAGATGGCAGTTGAAATTGCCTCCGCTATTCGTCTAGCTGATGAAGCGGAAAATTTAGATTTAAAACAATATAAATAA
- the adhP gene encoding alcohol dehydrogenase AdhP — translation MKAVVVNPESTGVAIEEKVLRPLETGEALVEIEYCGVCHTDLHVAHGDFGQVPGRVLGHEGVGIVKEIAPDVKSLKVGDRVSVAWFFEGCGTCEYCTTGRETLCRTVKNAGYSVDGGMAEQCIVTADYAVKVPDGLDPAQASSITCAGVTTYKAIKEAKVEPGQWVVLYGAGGLGNLAVQYAKKVFNAHVIAVDINNDKLALAKEVGADIVINGLEVEDVPGLIKEKTDGGAHSAVVTAVSKVAFNQAVDSVRAGGRVVAVGLPSEMMELSIVKTVLDGIQVIGSLVGTRKDLEEAFQFGAEGLVVPVVQKRPVEDAVAIFDEMEKGQIQGRMVLDFTH, via the coding sequence ATGAAAGCTGTTGTTGTAAATCCAGAAAGCACTGGTGTTGCTATTGAAGAAAAAGTACTCCGTCCACTTGAAACTGGGGAAGCACTTGTAGAAATTGAATACTGTGGTGTTTGCCACACTGACCTTCACGTTGCTCATGGCGACTTCGGTCAGGTACCAGGACGTGTTCTTGGACACGAAGGTGTTGGTATCGTTAAAGAAATTGCCCCAGATGTAAAAAGCCTTAAAGTCGGCGACCGCGTCAGCGTTGCTTGGTTCTTTGAGGGATGCGGTACTTGCGAATACTGTACAACTGGTCGCGAAACCCTTTGCCGTACAGTGAAAAATGCCGGCTACTCAGTAGATGGTGGTATGGCTGAACAATGTATCGTAACTGCAGACTATGCTGTCAAAGTTCCTGACGGACTTGATCCAGCCCAAGCTTCTTCTATCACATGTGCTGGTGTAACAACCTATAAAGCTATAAAAGAAGCAAAAGTTGAACCAGGCCAATGGGTTGTTCTTTACGGTGCTGGTGGACTTGGTAACCTCGCAGTTCAATATGCTAAAAAGGTATTCAATGCCCATGTCATCGCAGTTGATATCAACAATGATAAACTTGCCCTTGCAAAAGAAGTAGGCGCTGACATTGTGATTAACGGTCTCGAAGTTGAAGATGTACCAGGACTTATTAAAGAAAAAACTGATGGAGGAGCTCATTCTGCTGTCGTAACTGCTGTATCTAAAGTTGCCTTCAACCAGGCTGTTGACTCAGTTCGTGCTGGTGGTCGAGTGGTTGCTGTTGGTCTTCCTTCTGAAATGATGGAACTCAGCATCGTGAAAACCGTTCTAGATGGAATCCAAGTCATCGGTTCTCTTGTTGGAACTCGTAAAGACTTGGAAGAAGCCTTCCAATTCGGTGCAGAAGGTTTAGTAGTTCCAGTTGTTCAAAAACGTCCAGTAGAAGATGCTGTAGCCATTTTCGACGAAATGGAAAAAGGTCAAATCCAAGGACGTATGGTACTCGACTTCACCCACTAA
- a CDS encoding DUF960 domain-containing protein — MAFTNTQMRSASFGIVTSLPDDVIDSFWYIIDHFLKNVFELEEELEFQLLNNQGKITFHFSSQHLPTAIDFDFNHPFDPLYPPRVLVLDMDGRETILLPEENDLF, encoded by the coding sequence ATGGCTTTTACCAATACCCAGATGAGGTCGGCTAGTTTTGGCATTGTTACCAGCTTGCCTGATGATGTCATTGACTCTTTTTGGTATATCATCGACCATTTCTTAAAAAATGTCTTTGAATTGGAAGAAGAACTCGAGTTTCAATTGCTCAATAACCAAGGAAAAATTACCTTCCACTTTTCAAGTCAACACCTCCCTACAGCCATTGATTTTGATTTTAACCATCCCTTTGACCCTCTTTATCCCCCCAGAGTCTTGGTTTTAGACATGGATGGTAGAGAAACTATCCTCCTCCCAGAAGAAAATGACCTATTTTAA
- the folK gene encoding 2-amino-4-hydroxy-6-hydroxymethyldihydropteridine diphosphokinase, whose protein sequence is MDQLQIKDLEIFAYHGLFPSEKELGQKFVISAILSYDMTKAATDLDLTASVHYGELCQQWMTWFQETTEDLIETVAYKLVERTFEVYPLVQEIKLELKKPWAPVHLPLDTCSVTIHRRKQRAFIALGSNMGDKQANLKQAIEKMRARGIHILKESSVLTTEPWGGVEQDSFANQVVEVETWLPAPVLLETLLAIESEMGRVREVHWGPRLIDLDLLFVEDQVIYTDDLILPHPYIAERLFVLESLQEIAPHFIHPTLKQPIRNLYNVLKK, encoded by the coding sequence ATGGATCAACTACAGATTAAGGATTTGGAAATTTTTGCCTATCATGGTCTTTTTCCTAGTGAGAAAGAATTGGGGCAGAAGTTTGTTATTTCCGCAATCCTATCCTATGATATGACCAAGGCGGCGACAGATTTGGATTTAACAGCCTCTGTCCATTACGGAGAATTGTGCCAGCAGTGGATGACTTGGTTTCAGGAAACAACTGAGGACTTGATTGAAACGGTAGCCTACAAACTGGTAGAACGTACCTTTGAGGTCTATCCTCTTGTCCAAGAAATAAAGCTAGAACTGAAAAAACCTTGGGCGCCAGTGCATTTACCACTAGATACTTGCTCGGTAACCATTCATCGTCGCAAGCAACGGGCCTTTATCGCCCTAGGAAGCAATATGGGAGATAAACAAGCAAACTTGAAACAAGCCATTGAGAAGATGCGAGCTCGAGGTATCCATATTCTCAAAGAGTCCAGTGTCTTGACGACGGAGCCTTGGGGTGGTGTGGAGCAGGATAGCTTTGCTAATCAAGTGGTTGAGGTGGAAACCTGGCTACCAGCACCAGTCTTGTTAGAAACCTTGTTAGCCATTGAGTCAGAGATGGGACGGGTGAGAGAGGTACATTGGGGGCCTCGTTTGATTGATTTGGACTTGCTCTTTGTGGAGGACCAGGTCATTTATACAGACGACCTTATTTTGCCTCATCCTTACATAGCGGAACGCCTTTTTGTTCTTGAGTCCTTACAGGAAATTGCGCCTCATTTTATCCATCCGACATTAAAGCAACCGATCCGCAACTTGTATAATGTTTTGAAAAAATAG
- a CDS encoding bifunctional folylpolyglutamate synthase/dihydrofolate synthase, translating to MKEIENNQWIANYRTDQPHFGLERMVELLALRGNPHLKLKVIHIGGTNGKGSTIAFLKNMLEKLGLRVGVFSSPYLIHYTDQISINGESIPEASLEALMADYQSLIEGESAANLQGTTEFEIITAIAYDYFASEQVDVAIMEVGMGGLLDSTNVCQPILTGITTIGLDHVALLGDTLEAIAEQKAGIIKQGIPSVTGRIAPEALAVIDRIAEGKDAPRFAYGTDYQVSHQKSVVTGEVFDYTSVVRQGCFQTGLLGLYQIENAGMAIALLDNYCQEDGREQASNHLLTQALEETSWPGRLEIVSREPLMILDGAHNPHAIKALLTTLQERFADYRKEILFTCIKTKALEDMLDLLGAMPDTELTLTHFDDSRATDESVLKEAAKSRNLSYQDWQDFLEQKLTDKKEEKKTVRIVTGSLYFLSQVRSYLMERKNENGYTKD from the coding sequence ATGAAAGAAATCGAAAACAATCAGTGGATTGCTAACTACCGGACGGACCAACCGCATTTTGGTTTGGAACGAATGGTGGAACTATTAGCTTTGCGTGGCAATCCCCATCTAAAACTCAAGGTCATCCATATCGGAGGGACCAATGGTAAGGGGTCTACCATTGCTTTTTTGAAAAATATGCTAGAAAAGCTAGGGCTGAGAGTTGGGGTGTTCAGCTCGCCCTATCTCATTCATTACACAGACCAGATTAGCATCAATGGAGAATCTATCCCAGAAGCGAGTCTAGAGGCTCTCATGGCAGACTATCAGTCTTTGATTGAGGGGGAATCGGCTGCCAATTTGCAGGGCACAACCGAGTTTGAGATAATTACAGCTATAGCCTATGACTACTTTGCTTCAGAGCAAGTAGATGTGGCTATTATGGAAGTCGGCATGGGTGGACTCTTGGATAGTACCAATGTCTGCCAGCCCATTCTAACAGGCATCACGACCATTGGACTGGATCATGTGGCCCTACTTGGTGACACCTTGGAAGCCATAGCAGAGCAGAAGGCTGGTATTATTAAGCAAGGCATTCCCTCGGTGACAGGCCGCATTGCTCCAGAAGCCTTGGCTGTTATTGACCGCATTGCGGAAGGGAAAGATGCGCCGAGATTTGCCTACGGGACAGATTATCAGGTCAGCCATCAAAAGAGTGTGGTTACAGGCGAAGTCTTTGACTATACAAGTGTTGTCAGACAAGGTTGCTTCCAGACTGGCCTGCTTGGTTTGTACCAAATAGAGAATGCTGGGATGGCTATAGCTTTACTTGATAATTATTGTCAAGAAGATGGTCGAGAGCAAGCAAGCAATCACTTGCTGACTCAAGCCTTGGAAGAAACAAGTTGGCCAGGGCGTTTGGAAATCGTGTCAAGAGAACCCTTGATGATTTTGGATGGAGCCCACAATCCCCATGCTATCAAGGCTTTATTGACAACCTTGCAAGAACGCTTTGCGGATTATCGTAAGGAAATCCTCTTTACTTGTATCAAAACCAAGGCTTTGGAGGATATGTTAGACTTGCTGGGGGCCATGCCAGATACCGAGCTTACTCTGACACATTTTGACGATAGTCGGGCGACTGATGAAAGCGTGCTGAAAGAGGCAGCCAAGTCTAGAAATCTCAGCTACCAAGATTGGCAGGATTTTCTAGAGCAGAAATTGACAGATAAAAAAGAAGAGAAAAAAACAGTTAGGATTGTCACGGGTTCCTTGTATTTCTTGAGCCAAGTGAGATCCTATCTGATGGAGAGGAAAAACGAAAATGGATACACAAAAGATTGA
- the folE gene encoding GTP cyclohydrolase I FolE — protein MDTQKIEAAVKMIIEAVGEDVNREGLQETPARVARMYQEIFSGLGQTAEDHLSKSFEIIDDNMVVEKDIFFHTMCEHHFLPFYGRAHIAYIPDGRVAGLSKLARTVEVYSKKPQIQERLNIEVADALMEYLGAKGAFVVIEAEHMCMSMRGVRKPGTVTLTTVARGLFETDKDLRDQAYRLMGL, from the coding sequence ATGGATACACAAAAGATTGAAGCAGCTGTAAAAATGATTATCGAGGCTGTAGGAGAGGACGTTAACCGTGAGGGCTTGCAGGAAACGCCTGCTCGAGTGGCCCGTATGTACCAAGAGATTTTTTCAGGTCTTGGTCAAACAGCGGAGGATCATTTGTCAAAATCCTTTGAGATTATTGACGATAATATGGTGGTAGAAAAAGATATCTTTTTCCACACTATGTGTGAACACCACTTTCTACCATTTTATGGGAGAGCACATATTGCCTACATTCCAGATGGTCGTGTGGCAGGTTTGTCTAAGCTAGCCCGTACGGTTGAAGTTTATTCTAAAAAGCCGCAAATTCAAGAACGTTTGAATATCGAAGTAGCCGATGCCTTGATGGAGTATCTAGGTGCTAAAGGAGCCTTTGTTGTCATTGAGGCGGAGCATATGTGTATGAGCATGCGTGGTGTCAGAAAACCAGGAACTGTCACCTTGACGACAGTAGCTCGTGGTCTATTTGAAACAGATAAGGACCTCCGAGACCAGGCTTATCGTTTAATGGGACTGTAA